The Mycolicibacterium aromaticivorans JS19b1 = JCM 16368 DNA segment ACGTAAGAAGCGGCGCCGAGGAGGCTGCACTCGGACTGACAAGACCGCACCGAAGTTCCCCGACCTGCTCAAACGCAACTTCACCGCCGCTAGGCCGAACCAGAAATGGGTAGGCGATATGACCGAGATCCCGACTGCTTCCGGGAAGCTGTATCTGGCCACGGTGATCGATTTGTACAGCCGGCGGTTGCTCGGGGCGGCCACCAGTACCCGCGCGGATGCCGGGTTGGCGTGTGCGGCCGTCCAGATGGCCGTGGCCACCCGGGGAGGCCCGCAGGCCATCTGGCGCGACGAGGAGGCCCAGCGGGTCATCTTCCACACCGACCGTGGCGCCACCTACACCGCCAAGGCGTTTCGGCGGCTGTGTGCCACACTCGGGATCCGGCAGTCGATGGGACGAGTGGGATCGTGTTTCGACAACGCCGCCGCCGAAGCGTTCTTCTCCTCGCTGGAGTGGGAAGTCCTGTCCCGCAACACATTCAGTGATACCATCCAAGCGCGGGCCGTCGTCATCGACTGGTGCTACACGTTCTACAACCACCAACGCCGACACAGCGCCGCCGACGGGCTCTCACCCGTCAACTACGAGATCAGGGAACAACAACCGAAGCCGCAAGCGGCTTAAGAAACCCTCCACGATCTCGGGGGAACCACACAAGCGAAAAGGATTGCGATGGCGACAGACCGGTTGTGGGCTGGTGTGGATGTCGGCAAGGAGCAGCATTGGGTGTGCGTGGTCGACGGCAGCGGGGCAGTGGTGCTGTCCCGCAAGCTGTCCAATGATGAGGATCCGATCCGTGCCCTGGTCGCAGAGATCGATGCTTTGGCTGATCAGGTGTGCTGGACAGTGGATCTGAGCACGGTCTATGCCGCGTTGCTGTTGACGGTGCTTGCCGATGCCGGCAAGACGGTTCGGTACTTGGCTGGCCGCGCGGTGTGGCAGGCATCGGGGACCTACCGTGGCGGGGAAGCCAAGACCGACGCCAAAGACGCCCGGGTCATCGCCGATCAATCTCGGATGCGCGGGCAGGATCTACCGGTATTGCATCCTGACGACGACCTGATTGCCGAACTGCGGATGTTGACCGCGCACCGCGCTGATCTGGTGGCCGATCGCACACGCACGATCAACCGGCTTCACCAACAGCTGGTCGCTCTATGTCCGGCGCTCGAACGCGTCGCCCAACTCCGCTCAGACCGAGGCTGGGTCGTGCTGCTGGCGCGCTATCAGAGGCCCAAAGCCATTCGGCAAAGCGGTGTTTCACGCCTGAGCCGGATGCTAACCGATGCAGGTGTTCGAAACGCAGCCATGATCGCCTCGGCTGCGGTGGCTGCTGCCAAGACGCAAATGGTCCGACTGCCCGGTGAAGGCGTGGCCGCCGGGCTGGTCGCCGACCTGGCGAAGGAGGTGATCGCCCTCGATGAGCGCATCAAGACCACCGACGCCGACATCGAGGACCGATTTCGCCGCCATCCGCTCGCCGAAGTGATCACCAGCATGCCCGGTATGGGATTCCGTCTGGGCGCGGAATTCCTGGCCGCGGTCGGTGATCCCGCTTTGATCGGCTCGGCCGACCAACTGGCCGCCTGGGCCGGGCTGGCGCCGGTGTCGCGAGACTCCGGTAAACGCACCGGACGACTACACACCCCGCACCGATACAGCCGTCGGTTGCGGCGCGTGATGTACATGTCGGCGTTGACCGCAGCCCGCTGCGACCCCGACTCGCGGGCCTACTACCAGCGCAAACGACAACAAGGAAAACGGCCGATCCCGGCCACGATCTGCCTCGCTCGCCGCCGCACCAACG contains these protein-coding regions:
- a CDS encoding IS3 family transposase yields the protein MSVARFVADQRTKYRVPHTFTCALLGISVSWFYKWLARAGDPDGVHTDSDRRRAALDEAVHTAFNTAKGLHGSPRLAADLRDLGWTVSEKTVADSMRRQHLVARKKRRRGGCTRTDKTAPKFPDLLKRNFTAARPNQKWVGDMTEIPTASGKLYLATVIDLYSRRLLGAATSTRADAGLACAAVQMAVATRGGPQAIWRDEEAQRVIFHTDRGATYTAKAFRRLCATLGIRQSMGRVGSCFDNAAAEAFFSSLEWEVLSRNTFSDTIQARAVVIDWCYTFYNHQRRHSAADGLSPVNYEIREQQPKPQAA
- a CDS encoding IS110 family transposase is translated as MATDRLWAGVDVGKEQHWVCVVDGSGAVVLSRKLSNDEDPIRALVAEIDALADQVCWTVDLSTVYAALLLTVLADAGKTVRYLAGRAVWQASGTYRGGEAKTDAKDARVIADQSRMRGQDLPVLHPDDDLIAELRMLTAHRADLVADRTRTINRLHQQLVALCPALERVAQLRSDRGWVVLLARYQRPKAIRQSGVSRLSRMLTDAGVRNAAMIASAAVAAAKTQMVRLPGEGVAAGLVADLAKEVIALDERIKTTDADIEDRFRRHPLAEVITSMPGMGFRLGAEFLAAVGDPALIGSADQLAAWAGLAPVSRDSGKRTGRLHTPHRYSRRLRRVMYMSALTAARCDPDSRAYYQRKRQQGKRPIPATICLARRRTNVLYALIRDNRSWQPESPQIAPTAA